One genomic region from Conexibacter woesei DSM 14684 encodes:
- a CDS encoding carbohydrate ABC transporter permease, protein MLGLIAWPAIQTLIYSLQRVALNGDTRWVGLRNFKLLIENPDFVHSLWLTAVYAIAFLVVSTVLGLAFALLLNERFRGRWLARTLLIVPWACPWVIAGIIWKWFADGDVGALNGALYQIGVIDEYKAWLSSDTGALIISVLAAAWRQASFAALLFLAGLQTIPHELPEAAKVDGATAWQRFRLITLPWLKPVIVVVIVINVIFGFMQFDVIYALTQGGPGNATEVLSIFLYEQLFVYTNVGLGSATAVVLGVVALLIGLLFVKVIYRSDDVTKGVS, encoded by the coding sequence GTGCTCGGTCTGATCGCCTGGCCGGCGATCCAGACGCTGATCTACTCGCTCCAGAGAGTCGCACTCAACGGCGACACGAGATGGGTCGGGCTCAGAAACTTCAAGCTGCTGATCGAGAACCCGGACTTCGTCCACTCGCTGTGGCTGACGGCCGTCTACGCGATCGCGTTCCTGGTCGTCTCGACCGTGCTCGGCCTCGCATTCGCGCTGCTGCTGAACGAGCGCTTCCGCGGCCGCTGGCTCGCGCGCACGCTGCTGATCGTCCCGTGGGCGTGCCCGTGGGTGATCGCCGGCATCATCTGGAAGTGGTTCGCCGACGGCGACGTCGGCGCGCTCAACGGCGCGCTTTACCAAATCGGCGTGATCGACGAGTACAAGGCGTGGCTGTCGAGCGACACCGGCGCGCTGATCATCTCCGTGCTCGCAGCCGCATGGCGTCAGGCGTCGTTCGCTGCGCTGCTGTTCCTCGCCGGCCTGCAGACGATCCCGCATGAGCTGCCGGAGGCGGCGAAGGTCGACGGCGCGACCGCGTGGCAGCGCTTCCGCCTGATCACGCTGCCGTGGCTCAAGCCCGTGATCGTCGTCGTGATCGTCATCAACGTGATCTTCGGCTTCATGCAGTTCGACGTCATCTACGCGCTGACGCAGGGCGGTCCCGGCAACGCGACCGAGGTGCTGTCGATCTTCCTCTACGAGCAACTGTTCGTGTACACGAACGTCGGCCTCGGCTCCGCCACCGCGGTGGTGCTCGGCGTCGTCGCGCTGCTGATCGGACTGCTGTTCGTGAAAGTGATCTACCGCTCCGACGACGTGACGAAGGGCGTCTCATGA
- a CDS encoding aminotransferase class V-fold PLP-dependent enzyme: MGPQPGRSVTALLDSLGVRPLINAVGPATRLGSSTPSADVLAAMAEAAAVYLPMHELQRAAGAEIAALTGAEAGYVTNGAAAGLMLAAAACIAGDDPALMNRLPFTDGMRDEIVVHRGQRIAYDHAVRASGARLVEIGFHDLTFPYELDAAIGERTAAVLYFSNSGANALPLEQVVAIAHARGVPVILDASLAIPPVENLRRFADLGVDLVAVSGGKWIGGPAASGFLYGRADLLRSVALQQQDQDVRVETWHGAPLIAGGTVAGPPHQGIGRALKVGKEEIAGLLAALRAYVARDHAADQARWRAAAQTVVDALAGIPGADARVLPADGRERGWPIAEIALDEPALGLGAYDVVRALAAGAPPIALDEAVAWRGALRVTPTHLRDGEAAVVAAALAAALRRTDPTSAHTKADRKDTDA, translated from the coding sequence GTGGGACCTCAGCCGGGTCGGAGCGTGACCGCGCTGCTCGACAGCCTCGGCGTGCGCCCGCTGATCAACGCGGTCGGCCCGGCGACGCGGCTCGGCTCCTCGACGCCGTCGGCGGACGTGCTCGCCGCGATGGCCGAGGCGGCCGCCGTCTACCTGCCGATGCACGAGCTGCAGCGCGCCGCCGGCGCCGAGATCGCGGCGCTGACCGGCGCCGAGGCGGGCTACGTCACCAACGGCGCGGCGGCCGGGCTGATGCTCGCCGCCGCCGCCTGCATCGCGGGCGACGACCCGGCGCTGATGAACCGGCTGCCGTTCACCGACGGCATGCGCGACGAGATCGTCGTCCACCGCGGCCAGCGGATCGCCTACGACCACGCCGTGCGCGCGTCGGGCGCGCGGCTGGTCGAGATCGGCTTCCACGACCTCACCTTCCCGTACGAGCTCGACGCCGCGATCGGCGAGCGGACCGCCGCCGTCCTCTACTTCTCCAACAGCGGCGCGAACGCGCTTCCGCTGGAGCAGGTCGTCGCGATCGCGCACGCGCGCGGCGTGCCGGTGATCCTCGACGCGTCGCTCGCGATCCCGCCGGTCGAGAACCTGCGCCGCTTCGCCGACCTCGGCGTCGACCTCGTCGCCGTCAGCGGCGGGAAGTGGATCGGCGGCCCGGCCGCGTCGGGCTTCCTCTACGGCCGCGCCGACCTGCTGCGCTCGGTCGCGCTCCAGCAGCAGGACCAGGACGTGCGCGTCGAGACGTGGCACGGCGCGCCGCTGATCGCCGGCGGCACCGTCGCCGGCCCGCCGCACCAGGGCATCGGCCGCGCGCTCAAGGTCGGCAAGGAGGAGATCGCCGGCCTGCTCGCCGCGCTGCGGGCGTACGTCGCGCGCGACCACGCCGCCGACCAGGCGCGCTGGCGCGCCGCCGCGCAGACGGTGGTCGACGCGCTCGCCGGGATCCCCGGCGCCGACGCGCGCGTGCTGCCGGCCGACGGCCGCGAGCGCGGCTGGCCGATCGCCGAGATCGCGCTCGACGAGCCGGCGCTCGGGCTCGGCGCCTACGACGTCGTGCGTGCGCTCGCCGCCGGCGCGCCGCCGATCGCGCTTGACGAGGCGGTCGCCTGGCGCGGCGCGCTGCGCGTCACCCCGACGCACCTGCGCGACGGCGAGGCGGCCGTCGTCGCGGCCGCCCTCGCCGCGGCGCTGCGGCGGACGGACCCGACTTCAGCTCACACGAAGGCAGACAGGAAGGACACGGACGCATGA
- a CDS encoding carbohydrate ABC transporter permease, which yields MSAVAMRERAASGRRRRSARRRPLRQFLIYVGVALFAIWVLFPLYFTVTSSFMKPSEVGRVPYHWVPEEPTLKNYTAILKGDSTPFSDDAARGVSVSSTNAVERLMPAMGRSVMVGLVVVFINLVVGGAAAYAFSRYPFRGAKIAYLGLLASRVVPAIAIVSPFFVFFRKTELLNTAPALIISYLVFTLPLAIWLLKSYFDSVPKELEEAAMLDGASRLKCLISIVLPLARPGLIAAGLLVFLEAWSEFFYALVLTNELTAPPVVAGLQNLQQFSWTTLAAASIFSLIPPVLIAVVFQRYIVSGLARGSVR from the coding sequence ATGAGCGCCGTCGCGATGAGAGAGCGGGCCGCGAGCGGGCGCAGACGCCGCAGCGCGAGACGGCGCCCGCTGCGCCAGTTCTTGATCTACGTCGGCGTCGCGCTGTTCGCGATCTGGGTCCTGTTCCCGCTGTACTTCACCGTCACCAGCAGCTTCATGAAGCCCTCCGAGGTCGGCAGAGTGCCGTATCACTGGGTGCCCGAGGAGCCGACGCTGAAGAACTACACGGCGATCCTCAAGGGCGACTCGACGCCGTTCAGCGACGACGCCGCCAGAGGCGTCAGCGTCTCCAGCACGAACGCCGTCGAGCGGCTGATGCCGGCGATGGGGCGGAGCGTGATGGTCGGCCTCGTCGTCGTCTTCATCAACCTCGTCGTTGGAGGTGCGGCGGCGTACGCCTTCTCCCGCTATCCGTTCCGCGGGGCGAAGATCGCCTATCTCGGGCTGCTCGCCTCGCGGGTGGTGCCCGCGATCGCGATCGTCTCGCCGTTCTTCGTCTTCTTCCGCAAGACGGAGCTGCTGAACACCGCTCCGGCGCTGATCATCAGCTACCTCGTCTTCACGCTGCCGTTGGCGATCTGGCTGTTGAAGTCGTACTTCGACAGCGTGCCGAAGGAGCTGGAGGAGGCGGCGATGCTCGACGGCGCCTCGCGCCTGAAGTGCCTGATCTCGATCGTCCTGCCGCTCGCGCGGCCGGGGCTGATCGCGGCCGGGCTGCTCGTCTTCCTCGAAGCGTGGAGCGAGTTCTTCTACGCGCTCGTGCTGACGAACGAGCTGACCGCTCCGCCGGTCGTCGCAGGGCTGCAGAACCTGCAGCAGTTCTCATGGACCACGCTGGCCGCCGCGTCGATCTTCAGCCTCATCCCACCGGTGCTGATCGCCGTCGTCTTCCAGCGCTACATCGTCAGCGGGCTCGCCCGCGGGAGCGTTCGATGA
- a CDS encoding SDR family NAD(P)-dependent oxidoreductase, with amino-acid sequence MTGTAVVVGGGRGIGRAIAVELARDEGVERLVVADVDLELAQETAAAGSGDAECVARRVDLAEPASVQELFAASREATRVAIPGGVFSASPSLELEREEMERILRINLVGCYHAAQLYAGAMASSGGGAIVGIASIAARMPRMRQAAYSASKAGLRQALRVLAMEVAGDGVRINTVSPGPTDTPMMRELASDHSSVDDLAQGSALALRPRIPVGRVATSEDIAVATRFLLSPGAAHIVMQDLVVDGGELLGM; translated from the coding sequence ATGACCGGGACGGCGGTAGTGGTCGGAGGGGGGCGTGGCATCGGCCGCGCGATCGCGGTCGAGCTGGCGCGGGACGAAGGCGTCGAGCGACTCGTCGTCGCCGACGTCGACCTCGAGCTGGCGCAGGAGACGGCGGCCGCAGGCTCCGGTGACGCCGAGTGCGTCGCCCGCCGGGTCGACCTCGCTGAGCCGGCGTCGGTGCAGGAGCTGTTCGCGGCCAGCCGCGAGGCGACGCGCGTCGCGATCCCCGGCGGCGTCTTCAGCGCGTCGCCGTCGCTGGAGCTGGAGCGCGAGGAGATGGAGCGGATCCTGCGGATCAACCTCGTCGGCTGCTACCACGCGGCGCAGCTCTACGCGGGCGCGATGGCGTCGAGCGGCGGCGGCGCGATCGTCGGCATCGCCTCGATCGCGGCGCGGATGCCGCGGATGCGGCAGGCGGCGTACTCGGCCTCGAAGGCGGGCCTCCGGCAGGCGCTGCGCGTGCTGGCGATGGAGGTCGCCGGCGACGGCGTGCGGATCAACACCGTCTCGCCCGGCCCGACCGACACGCCGATGATGCGTGAGCTGGCGAGCGACCACTCGTCGGTCGACGACCTCGCGCAGGGCAGCGCGCTCGCACTCCGGCCGCGGATCCCGGTCGGCCGCGTCGCGACCAGCGAGGACATCGCCGTCGCGACCCGCTTCCTGCTCTCGCCCGGGGCCGCCCACATCGTGATGCAGGACCTCGTCGTCGACGGCGGCGAGCTGCTGGGGATGTAG
- a CDS encoding IclR family transcriptional regulator, giving the protein MKNGGTAEEAAFTTVKSADRVLVVLELLAGREPMRLMDIADELEMPRSSTSNLLRTMARRRFVEYDEGDKRYRIGSRMRELARASEREGDLVSLAQPLMDRLVEQTGETVQLAQLEAMEVVYLAISESPHPMKLVSEVGKRLFAHGTGVGKTLLAQLDLADAEQRLRSVELPRFTPATIIDVDDLLDGLREIGERGYGTDDEEYVLGCRCIAMPVHGPRGDTIAAMSVSIPTPRYDDEVGERALEALRSATAELSRQLGWVETASGAAVGAVGTSGAGEPA; this is encoded by the coding sequence ATGAAGAACGGGGGAACGGCTGAGGAGGCCGCCTTCACGACCGTCAAGTCCGCGGACCGCGTGCTGGTCGTGCTGGAGCTGCTGGCGGGGCGTGAGCCGATGCGGCTGATGGACATCGCGGACGAGCTGGAGATGCCGCGCTCGTCCACCTCCAACCTGCTGCGGACGATGGCCCGCCGTCGCTTCGTCGAGTACGACGAGGGCGACAAGCGCTACCGGATCGGCTCGCGGATGCGGGAGCTGGCGCGCGCCAGCGAGCGCGAGGGCGACCTCGTCTCGCTTGCGCAGCCGCTGATGGACCGGCTCGTCGAGCAGACCGGCGAGACGGTGCAGCTCGCACAGCTGGAGGCGATGGAGGTCGTGTACCTCGCGATCAGCGAGTCGCCGCACCCGATGAAGCTCGTCTCCGAGGTCGGCAAGCGGCTGTTCGCGCACGGCACCGGCGTCGGCAAGACGCTGCTCGCGCAGCTCGACCTCGCCGACGCGGAGCAGCGGCTGCGCTCGGTCGAGCTGCCCCGCTTCACGCCCGCGACGATCATCGACGTCGACGACCTGCTCGACGGCCTGCGCGAGATCGGCGAGCGCGGCTACGGGACCGACGATGAGGAGTACGTGCTCGGCTGTCGTTGCATCGCGATGCCGGTGCACGGCCCGCGCGGCGACACGATCGCCGCGATGTCGGTCTCGATACCGACGCCGCGCTACGACGACGAGGTCGGCGAGCGGGCGCTGGAGGCGCTGCGCAGCGCGACCGCCGAGCTGTCGCGCCAGCTCGGGTGGGTCGAGACGGCGTCCGGCGCTGCGGTCGGCGCGGTCGGCACGTCCGGCGCGGGGGAGCCCGCGTGA
- a CDS encoding Gfo/Idh/MocA family protein — MGAATGEVIRLGIAGGGIMGERIAATVARLDGIEVRAIADANPAQRERLGQAFGCSAVATWEELVAGGEVDAVYVGLPNHLHAAAACAAAEAGLHVLIDKPLCETLAEGERILAAVERAGVRLMVGFSHRFHVELTTAKRMLAAGELGAPVLATDIIVDSAPDGPDWYWDRAAGGGVVQLQMHHSFDRLAWLLDSPIVRVQASVHERALRGAEPADVAAAVTLTFANGAVGTSAASFVTGYDGDGIVELAIQGTHGHVRIETWRSIEAQTARSAFDQHQRRDDWLGAEVAEFAAAIRERREPSVTGRDGLRALRVALAAFESARTGRAVDITP, encoded by the coding sequence ATGGGAGCTGCGACTGGCGAGGTGATCCGGCTCGGGATCGCCGGCGGCGGGATCATGGGCGAGCGGATCGCCGCGACGGTGGCGCGACTCGACGGGATCGAGGTGCGCGCGATCGCGGACGCGAACCCGGCGCAGCGCGAGCGGCTGGGGCAGGCGTTCGGCTGCTCCGCGGTTGCGACGTGGGAGGAGCTGGTCGCCGGCGGCGAGGTCGACGCGGTCTACGTCGGCCTGCCCAACCACCTCCACGCCGCGGCCGCGTGCGCTGCCGCGGAGGCGGGGCTGCACGTGCTGATCGACAAGCCGCTGTGCGAGACGCTGGCGGAGGGCGAGCGGATCCTCGCGGCGGTGGAGCGCGCGGGCGTGCGGCTGATGGTCGGCTTCAGTCACCGCTTCCACGTCGAGCTGACGACCGCCAAGCGGATGCTCGCCGCCGGAGAGCTGGGCGCGCCGGTGCTCGCGACCGACATCATCGTCGACAGCGCTCCCGACGGTCCCGACTGGTACTGGGATCGCGCGGCCGGCGGCGGCGTCGTGCAGCTGCAGATGCACCACAGCTTCGACCGCCTCGCCTGGCTGCTCGACAGCCCGATCGTGCGCGTCCAGGCGAGCGTGCACGAGCGCGCTCTGCGCGGCGCCGAGCCCGCCGACGTCGCCGCCGCGGTGACGCTGACGTTTGCCAACGGCGCCGTCGGCACCTCCGCCGCCTCGTTCGTGACCGGCTACGACGGCGACGGGATCGTCGAGCTGGCGATCCAGGGCACGCACGGCCACGTCCGCATCGAGACGTGGAGATCGATCGAGGCGCAGACCGCGCGCAGCGCGTTCGACCAGCACCAGCGCCGCGACGACTGGCTCGGCGCCGAGGTCGCCGAGTTCGCCGCCGCGATCCGCGAGCGCCGCGAGCCGTCCGTCACCGGCCGCGACGGCCTGCGCGCGCTGCGCGTCGCGCTCGCCGCGTTCGAGTCCGCGCGCACGGGGCGCGCGGTTGACATAACGCCGTAG
- a CDS encoding phosphotriesterase family protein, producing the protein MNSSERVMTVLGPIAPEQMGVTLSHDHLLVDGWGIRELYDAILDDEELAVREAARYKAAGGGTICDPTNIGLARAPAALKRISERSGVHVVMGAGWYRERVYPDYVLEEMPDQLADRLVTELVDGVDGTGVKPGFIGEIGTERHHVTPAQERVFRAAGRAHRRTGVPIMTHTTHWGELAIEQLDLLAEEGVPAAAVIISHLGDRPGIRHWLPIAERGAWLDVDNLAFIGGYAPLSVRADNVAGLCAEGLAGQVMLSNDICELGQLAFYDGCGYDNVIVNFLPMLRERGVSEEDIHTMTVANPGKAFAWDLSRVGA; encoded by the coding sequence ATGAACAGCAGTGAACGGGTCATGACCGTGCTCGGGCCGATCGCGCCCGAGCAGATGGGCGTGACGCTCAGCCACGACCACCTGCTCGTCGACGGGTGGGGGATCCGCGAGCTGTACGACGCGATCCTCGACGACGAGGAGCTGGCCGTCAGAGAGGCGGCGCGCTACAAGGCGGCCGGCGGCGGGACGATCTGCGACCCGACCAACATCGGGCTTGCGCGCGCTCCGGCGGCCCTGAAGCGGATCAGCGAGCGCAGCGGCGTCCACGTCGTGATGGGCGCCGGCTGGTACCGCGAGCGCGTCTACCCGGACTACGTGCTGGAGGAGATGCCCGACCAGCTCGCCGACCGGCTCGTCACCGAGCTGGTCGACGGGGTCGACGGGACCGGCGTCAAGCCCGGCTTCATCGGCGAGATCGGAACCGAGCGCCACCACGTGACGCCGGCGCAGGAGCGCGTCTTCCGTGCCGCCGGCCGTGCGCACCGCCGCACCGGCGTGCCGATCATGACGCACACGACGCACTGGGGCGAGCTGGCGATCGAGCAGCTCGACCTGCTCGCCGAGGAGGGGGTTCCGGCCGCCGCGGTGATCATCTCCCACCTCGGCGACCGGCCCGGCATCCGCCACTGGCTGCCGATCGCCGAGCGCGGCGCCTGGCTCGACGTCGACAACCTCGCCTTCATCGGCGGCTACGCGCCGCTGTCGGTCCGCGCCGACAACGTCGCGGGGCTGTGCGCGGAAGGGCTCGCCGGCCAGGTCATGCTGTCGAACGACATCTGCGAGCTGGGCCAGCTCGCCTTCTACGACGGCTGCGGCTACGACAACGTGATCGTCAACTTCCTGCCGATGCTGCGCGAGCGCGGCGTCAGCGAGGAGGACATCCACACGATGACGGTCGCGAACCCGGGCAAGGCGTTCGCGTGGGACCTCAGCCGGGTCGGAGCGTGA
- a CDS encoding MBL fold metallo-hydrolase, which yields MFHTLTACPVAVHEVPTSKVFFGRDDDAIHALTFYVWIVRGPNGVGLVDAGLPPHADDLAALRTTGVYRDVVPLADVLAQHALTPADVDWCCITQPVTYHSGGVLPELLPHAQVYLSRAGMTELLCDPPGHPPTEFFFTARSWAYLRELAIDGRLHVVDEPTEVVPGVVFETTGGHHPGSAGVRVQTADGLAGILETAFVQENVDAEIPVGIAEDVARCRREIKRWKQTCDVVLADHEPALAERYRGR from the coding sequence ATGTTCCACACGCTCACCGCGTGCCCGGTCGCGGTCCACGAGGTGCCCACCTCGAAGGTCTTCTTCGGCCGTGACGACGACGCGATCCACGCACTGACGTTCTACGTCTGGATCGTCCGCGGACCCAACGGCGTCGGCCTCGTCGACGCCGGCCTGCCGCCGCACGCCGACGACCTCGCGGCATTGCGTACGACCGGCGTCTACCGCGACGTCGTCCCGCTCGCCGACGTGCTCGCGCAGCACGCGCTGACGCCCGCCGACGTCGACTGGTGCTGCATCACGCAGCCGGTCACGTACCACTCCGGCGGCGTGCTCCCCGAGCTGCTGCCGCACGCGCAGGTGTACCTCTCGCGCGCCGGCATGACCGAGCTGCTGTGCGACCCGCCCGGCCACCCGCCGACCGAGTTCTTCTTCACCGCGCGCTCGTGGGCCTACCTGCGCGAGCTGGCGATCGACGGACGGCTGCACGTCGTCGACGAGCCGACCGAGGTCGTGCCCGGCGTCGTCTTCGAGACGACCGGCGGCCACCACCCCGGCTCGGCCGGCGTGAGAGTGCAGACCGCCGACGGCCTCGCCGGGATTCTCGAGACGGCGTTCGTGCAGGAGAACGTCGATGCCGAGATCCCTGTCGGGATCGCCGAGGACGTCGCCCGCTGCCGCCGCGAGATCAAACGTTGGAAGCAGACGTGCGACGTCGTGCTCGCCGACCACGAGCCGGCGCTGGCGGAGCGCTACCGCGGCCGATGA
- a CDS encoding amidohydrolase/deacetylase family metallohydrolase, whose product MDALLLHGGTVVDPEARGETRRRADVLVVDGRIAAVEEAPICPDGVETVDVSGLLVTPGLVDLHAHVFVGQDLGVDPDVVGPASGTTTFVDTGSAGGHLFGAFRRGTIDRATARVRAFLNISSIGATSILLAGELENLAYCDEEVAAICATEHADLVIGIKVRASGNVVGASGAEPMLRARRVADRLGLPLMIHLGPAPPGSDEIMAQLHAGDVLTHCFTGFEDNRLFLDGRVRESVLAARERGVVFDVAHGMSAFDAEVATEMLAAGFLPDTISSDVHAYSLDAIGDLPAVMSKFLALGMDVDDVIARTTLKPAQHAGLAADGVGTLRIGAPADVAAFELVEGPIAYADTRGGTFSGSRRLRAALTVRAGAIVHDARKERQP is encoded by the coding sequence GTGGACGCTCTGCTCCTGCACGGCGGCACGGTCGTCGACCCGGAGGCCCGCGGCGAGACGCGCCGCCGCGCCGACGTGCTCGTCGTCGACGGGCGCATCGCCGCCGTCGAGGAGGCGCCGATCTGCCCGGACGGCGTCGAGACGGTCGACGTCTCCGGCCTGCTCGTGACGCCCGGTCTCGTCGACCTGCACGCGCACGTCTTCGTCGGGCAGGACCTCGGCGTCGACCCCGACGTCGTCGGCCCCGCCTCCGGCACGACGACGTTCGTCGACACCGGCAGCGCCGGCGGCCACCTGTTCGGCGCGTTCCGGCGCGGCACGATCGACCGCGCGACGGCGCGCGTGCGCGCGTTCCTCAACATCTCCTCGATCGGCGCGACGTCGATCCTGCTCGCGGGCGAGCTGGAGAACCTCGCCTACTGCGACGAGGAGGTCGCGGCGATCTGCGCGACGGAGCACGCCGACCTCGTGATCGGGATCAAGGTGCGCGCGTCGGGCAACGTCGTCGGGGCCAGCGGCGCGGAGCCGATGCTGCGCGCGCGCCGCGTCGCCGACCGGCTCGGCCTGCCGCTGATGATCCACCTCGGCCCGGCGCCGCCCGGGAGCGACGAGATCATGGCCCAGCTGCACGCGGGCGACGTGCTGACGCACTGCTTCACCGGCTTCGAGGACAACCGCCTCTTCCTCGACGGCCGCGTGCGCGAGTCGGTTCTCGCCGCGCGCGAGCGCGGCGTCGTCTTCGACGTGGCGCACGGGATGTCGGCGTTCGACGCGGAGGTCGCGACCGAGATGCTCGCCGCCGGCTTCCTGCCCGACACGATCAGCAGCGACGTGCACGCCTACTCGCTCGACGCGATCGGCGACCTGCCGGCGGTGATGTCGAAGTTCCTCGCGCTCGGGATGGACGTCGACGACGTGATCGCCCGCACGACGCTGAAGCCGGCGCAGCACGCGGGGCTCGCCGCTGACGGCGTCGGTACGCTCCGCATCGGGGCACCCGCCGACGTCGCCGCGTTCGAGCTGGTCGAAGGTCCGATCGCGTACGCGGACACCCGCGGGGGGACGTTCTCGGGAAGCCGCCGGCTGCGAGCGGCGCTGACCGTGCGCGCCGGAGCCATCGTCCACGACGCTCGGAAGGAACGCCAGCCATGA
- a CDS encoding ABC transporter substrate-binding protein has protein sequence MHDHQDADARERADAEQGLKVSRATLLRGAAAAGIALPAMGLLSACGSGDDDSSASTSGDSGGTSEAYTGALAMTAWEAYPDQIRENLAAFKQQYGNQVDLTLIPNIGYGPAIQTRLQGGQEIDAYYNFAYNSTKFVDAGWAKELNDLPGVEEMLADMFETSAARHKLPDGRIVSVPYFSAVHLLMYNEAQLRENGISAAPQSYSEIYDQCEKLKAGGVRAPYAAYWTKQFSEEYFILYLVSEGIVPFDDDGNPTFQDDPKTEGVLDWWTSMYQDGLTARSILTDDPGKHVAAMAQGTSSFFTLHHYFLKEIRNARGPQSRNVTMSYRIPGSSGESLQIGEVVQMGTKADGGRADRAWELLKFYGWKDKDGRYGTFISWAESAALLGPYPGLFKDPQFRRAFPAYYDLGELERAFEASQVVPARVLPWYSSFQTKVGDRIQAMLLGQASVKDTISSLADDAKSFAAAG, from the coding sequence ATGCACGACCATCAGGACGCCGACGCGCGTGAGCGCGCCGACGCCGAACAGGGCTTGAAGGTCTCGCGCGCCACGCTGCTGCGCGGTGCTGCGGCCGCCGGCATCGCGCTGCCGGCGATGGGCCTGCTCTCCGCCTGCGGGAGCGGCGACGACGACAGCTCGGCCAGCACGAGCGGCGACTCCGGCGGCACCTCCGAGGCGTACACCGGCGCGCTCGCGATGACCGCGTGGGAGGCGTATCCGGACCAGATCAGAGAGAACCTGGCCGCGTTCAAGCAGCAGTACGGCAACCAGGTCGACCTCACACTGATCCCCAACATCGGCTACGGGCCCGCGATCCAGACGCGCCTGCAAGGCGGCCAGGAGATCGACGCCTACTACAACTTCGCGTACAACTCGACGAAGTTCGTCGACGCCGGCTGGGCGAAGGAGCTGAACGACCTCCCGGGCGTCGAGGAGATGCTCGCGGACATGTTCGAGACCTCCGCCGCGCGGCACAAGCTGCCCGACGGCCGCATCGTCTCGGTCCCGTACTTCTCCGCCGTGCACCTCCTGATGTACAACGAGGCGCAGCTGAGAGAGAACGGCATCTCCGCCGCGCCGCAGTCGTACAGCGAGATCTACGACCAGTGCGAGAAGCTCAAGGCCGGCGGCGTCCGCGCCCCCTACGCCGCCTACTGGACCAAGCAGTTCTCGGAGGAGTACTTCATCCTCTACCTCGTCTCCGAGGGCATCGTCCCGTTCGACGACGACGGCAACCCGACGTTCCAGGACGACCCCAAGACCGAGGGCGTCCTCGACTGGTGGACGTCGATGTACCAGGACGGCCTCACCGCCAGATCGATCCTCACCGACGATCCCGGCAAGCACGTCGCGGCGATGGCGCAGGGCACCTCCAGCTTCTTCACCCTGCACCACTACTTCCTCAAGGAGATCCGCAACGCCAGAGGACCGCAGTCGAGAAACGTCACGATGAGCTACCGGATCCCCGGCAGCTCGGGCGAGAGCCTCCAGATCGGCGAGGTCGTCCAGATGGGCACCAAGGCCGACGGCGGTCGTGCCGACAGAGCGTGGGAGCTGCTCAAGTTCTACGGCTGGAAGGACAAGGACGGCCGCTACGGCACGTTCATATCGTGGGCCGAGTCGGCCGCGCTGCTCGGGCCCTACCCCGGCCTCTTCAAGGACCCGCAGTTCAGAAGAGCGTTCCCCGCCTACTACGACCTCGGCGAGCTGGAGAGAGCGTTCGAGGCCTCGCAGGTCGTCCCCGCCCGCGTGCTGCCGTGGTACTCGTCCTTCCAGACGAAGGTCGGCGACCGCATCCAGGCGATGCTGCTCGGCCAGGCGAGCGTGAAGGACACGATCTCGTCGCTCGCCGACGACGCGAAGAGCTTTGCCGCCGCAGGCTGA